Proteins co-encoded in one Kribbella solani genomic window:
- the pyk gene encoding pyruvate kinase, with protein sequence MRRAKIVCTLGPATAAPERIMELVQAGMDVARLNLSHGAHAEHERIYQRIRTAAAETGKNVGILVDLQGPKIRLAEFAEGKATLTYGERFTITTREVPGDQTICGTTYDGLPGDVKPGDQLLIDDGRIGLVAEEVTETDVICRVTVGGPVSNHKGINLPGVSVSVPALSEKDAEDLRWALHLPADMIALSFVRDAADIQLVHKIMDEEGLRLPVVAKIEKPQAVANLDEIIEAFDGFMVARGDLGVELPLEEVPLVQKLIIDQARLNAKPVIVATQMLESMISAPRPTRAEASDVANAVLDGADAVMLSGETSVGRFPIETVKTMARIVESTEEHGLGRVQEIEWEPKTKGGVIARAAADVAERLEAKYLIAFTQSGDTALRLARYRTEVPLLAFTPVPSVSSWLSVVWGIETHIVPTVDHTDEMVRQVDQRLLELGKVQKGDLVVIVAGSPPSIPGSTNALRVHRMGDAIEGIAPAYRSPNP encoded by the coding sequence GTGCGTCGCGCTAAGATCGTTTGTACGCTCGGCCCGGCTACGGCCGCCCCGGAGCGCATCATGGAACTTGTCCAAGCTGGCATGGATGTCGCCAGGCTCAATCTGAGCCACGGCGCCCACGCCGAGCACGAGCGCATCTACCAGCGGATTCGGACCGCCGCCGCGGAGACCGGCAAGAACGTCGGCATCCTGGTCGACCTGCAAGGCCCGAAGATCCGGCTGGCGGAGTTCGCCGAGGGCAAGGCAACGCTGACCTACGGCGAGCGCTTCACGATCACCACCCGGGAGGTGCCGGGTGACCAGACCATCTGCGGTACGACGTACGACGGTCTGCCGGGAGACGTGAAGCCGGGCGACCAGCTGCTGATCGACGACGGCCGGATCGGGCTGGTCGCCGAGGAGGTGACCGAGACCGACGTGATCTGCCGGGTCACCGTCGGTGGGCCGGTGTCCAACCACAAGGGCATCAACCTCCCCGGCGTGTCGGTCAGCGTGCCGGCGCTGTCCGAGAAGGACGCCGAGGACCTGCGCTGGGCGCTGCACCTGCCGGCCGACATGATCGCGCTGTCGTTCGTCCGCGACGCCGCGGACATCCAGCTCGTCCACAAGATCATGGACGAGGAGGGGCTGCGGCTCCCGGTCGTCGCCAAGATCGAGAAGCCGCAGGCGGTCGCCAACCTGGACGAGATCATCGAGGCGTTCGACGGGTTCATGGTGGCCCGCGGCGACCTCGGCGTGGAGCTCCCGCTGGAGGAGGTCCCGCTGGTTCAGAAGCTGATCATCGACCAGGCCCGGCTGAACGCGAAGCCGGTGATCGTCGCCACCCAGATGCTGGAGTCGATGATCTCCGCGCCGCGACCGACCCGGGCCGAGGCGTCCGACGTCGCGAACGCGGTCCTGGACGGTGCCGACGCGGTGATGCTGTCCGGCGAGACCAGCGTCGGCCGGTTCCCGATCGAGACCGTCAAGACGATGGCGCGGATCGTGGAATCCACCGAGGAGCACGGTCTCGGCCGGGTCCAGGAGATCGAGTGGGAGCCGAAGACCAAGGGCGGCGTGATCGCCCGGGCGGCCGCCGACGTGGCGGAGCGGCTGGAGGCGAAGTACCTGATCGCGTTCACCCAGTCCGGTGACACCGCGCTGCGCCTCGCCCGGTACCGCACCGAGGTCCCGCTGCTCGCCTTTACCCCCGTCCCGTCCGTCAGCTCCTGGCTGAGCGTCGTCTGGGGCATCGAGACCCACATCGTCCCCACCGTCGACCACACCGACGAAATGGTCCGCCAGGTCGACCAGCGCCTGCTCGAACTCGGCAAGGTCCAAAAGGGCGACCTGGTGGTAATCGTCGCCGGCTCCCCACCTAGCATCCCCGGCTCCACCAACGCCCTCCGAGTCCACCGCATGGGCGACGCCATCGAAGGCATCGCCCCCGCCTACCGCAGTCCCAACCCGTAA
- a CDS encoding transcriptional regulator encodes MAHFRSRETVESALRMSGQGVPDRVNAELHGVALRTIRTWRRRYLREGRTRQHAATPCPRCDGAPLDEAAYALLLGWYLGDGSIARARRGVFTLQIINDARYSDLNREIAETIKRVKPTASPCLRGGNGAVRVEARWKHWPCVFPQHGPGRKHLRKIELTGWQREIVAKYPEQLLRGLFHSDGCRFVNWASKPSGKRYFYVRYMFSNESGDIRKILTDALDLLGIGWRQPRANVVAVSRKEGVVVLDGFVGPKS; translated from the coding sequence ATGGCTCACTTCAGGTCCCGGGAGACGGTCGAGTCAGCGCTGCGGATGTCCGGCCAAGGTGTGCCGGATCGCGTCAACGCTGAGCTCCACGGCGTCGCGCTGCGAACGATCAGGACGTGGCGGCGCCGGTATCTGCGAGAAGGGCGGACTCGCCAGCACGCGGCGACGCCGTGTCCCAGGTGCGACGGGGCTCCGTTGGACGAGGCGGCGTACGCGTTGTTGCTGGGGTGGTACTTGGGAGACGGGTCGATCGCGCGGGCGCGGCGGGGTGTGTTCACGCTGCAGATCATCAACGACGCGCGGTACTCGGACCTCAACCGGGAGATTGCGGAGACGATCAAGCGGGTGAAGCCGACTGCGAGCCCATGCCTGCGTGGCGGGAATGGGGCCGTTCGGGTCGAGGCGCGGTGGAAGCACTGGCCTTGTGTGTTTCCTCAGCATGGGCCGGGGCGGAAGCATCTGCGGAAGATCGAACTGACGGGGTGGCAGCGGGAGATTGTTGCCAAGTACCCCGAGCAGTTGCTGCGTGGGTTGTTTCACTCGGACGGGTGCCGGTTCGTGAACTGGGCGAGCAAGCCGAGTGGCAAGCGGTACTTCTACGTCCGGTACATGTTCTCGAACGAGTCTGGTGACATTCGGAAGATACTGACGGATGCGCTCGATCTGTTGGGGATTGGTTGGCGGCAGCCGCGTGCCAACGTGGTCGCCGTCAGCCGGAAGGAAGGTGTGGTGGTGCTGGATGGGTTTGTCGGGCCGAAGTCGTGA
- a CDS encoding ANTAR domain-containing response regulator: MSGVTAKRVVIAEDEALIRMDLAEMLAEEGYDVVGQAGDGEEAIRLAIEQRPDLVILDVKMPKLDGLSAAEKIAGERIAPVLMLTAFSQRELVERARDAGAMAYLVKPFSKADLLPAIEIAASRYVELAELEREVADLSERLETRKLVDRAKSILQTKFGLSEPDSFRWIQKTAMDKRVSMRQVAELVVNEAGDA, encoded by the coding sequence GTGTCGGGTGTGACTGCTAAGCGTGTGGTGATCGCTGAGGACGAGGCTTTGATTCGGATGGATCTGGCTGAGATGCTCGCGGAAGAGGGGTATGACGTCGTCGGGCAGGCGGGGGACGGCGAGGAGGCGATTCGGCTGGCGATCGAGCAGCGGCCGGATCTGGTCATTCTCGACGTGAAGATGCCGAAGCTGGACGGGTTGAGCGCGGCCGAGAAGATCGCGGGGGAGCGGATCGCGCCGGTGCTGATGCTGACCGCGTTCTCGCAGCGGGAGCTGGTCGAGCGGGCCCGGGACGCGGGCGCGATGGCGTACCTGGTGAAGCCGTTCTCGAAGGCCGACCTGCTGCCCGCGATCGAGATCGCCGCGTCCCGGTACGTGGAGCTGGCCGAGCTGGAGCGGGAGGTCGCCGACCTGTCCGAGCGGCTGGAGACCCGCAAGCTGGTGGACCGGGCGAAGTCGATCCTGCAGACCAAGTTCGGGCTGTCCGAGCCGGATTCGTTCCGCTGGATTCAGAAGACCGCGATGGACAAGCGGGTGTCGATGCGCCAGGTCGCGGAGCTGGTCGTGAACGAGGCCGGCGACGCCTGA